In Scleropages formosus chromosome 20, fSclFor1.1, whole genome shotgun sequence, a single window of DNA contains:
- the mslna gene encoding uncharacterized protein mslna isoform X1: MEHNFHLYPIYLMLLVLGWLKTPISAQTVGIATPVVIKPEDGNVTVETWNSTIPPYADFPVTNYTLKNFLQCAGLPTNMSHSSPEHIWNLKGIIEAALDVYSFMRSTFSQEPIVEMLGTLIMNPDAYIFHNVDLVKIWFQLKIRPLLSTLTPQFLSCLSTKNFTCETYQIVVQELNYHFSTMDPVRQKWIYLSFMYPFLAGNNSAGCVSQGDSSEDWLMKNFGAFSAMARFKDFTTLNIVFNGLEVLHLLTAEQKAEILLHPEIANLDNSSLSMIFESLLNPFLGNQLQNGSISMHNMTTPASMYHMTTLGPMTTQQNSLKQTFNGFLKFLKPLGSFVKEFVSLTKGNLTAMKSTTLTQALLNWTLSELAGHFAENVSAGNDILPTSAVLIDNFDITNINDWFQHVVVPVLKRFLPVNQTEIPNNLTAVFHHLFSLNNDIDPQVSGPPDVCTITLKDSQETICSMPNALANLTRMLRCITHADLSLTEENIIALLTELSAVLNSMIQDYSSLNFNSAEPHIVDVFGWLQTDSFTEENLQDVSFIRLWFQIKLKPLLPSVSNEFLLCLSTKNFTCETFQALVLDLSDNISLMNGRRQLSVYTYFIHPFLSHYNTSDPSCISQTNNSLDWLIKNFGKFSVFVPVHDFFDMYTNFSALEALEILTPKQMAEMILLPLTGPADKNVINAVFNYLLESPRERNLNEVLNFLAMLSTEMTISCDTNQLIFNNLNQALSSVPRDIEPVIWSTLTELMWRAPTGCIPACLTIPVNETRVCTGVNSTKLQLFLNTGGSTNTLCNFSIEQYACASISEITPENLASLLKCKLTDNSTSFKETWKLFFTKVSGVLDKALSIFSNMSMNISKPVMSDILDVIGDIRINIFSGEQLMDVNFTNYWFHGNLRPFLSSASGEFLSCLSNKNITCEIYQNVLKEFNNEFLNMDPWTKTSVYTYLIYPFLSKNTTDLACLSNTNDSMDWLLKNFGNFSVIAPLTDLLALNEHFSPMDALPLLSVSQLAEVAYTPGQLTSSEDANNLMGHISNAELHIFFDQFSSAIQGEENRIPPSVRSAMLQQAFMRANLSEPSVSDTEVLLWLQLRLRPLLINMSVDYIEPYFTTVQNRSCTTVQQAVELLYSIQSTLSDDTQKKIYSNIVTLLKEPSPIRCYQNNSFYSFMESSFLGFQFPNLSTFLSLVPDTEKSMLINSMSPSDLGSLLSRPNIVDNSSQLCTIFNYYFSTPDFLEKENVSDSLRQQILPCVWPMALSSKTKTDVEVWFNSLSQYMKFLNKDLIGSPKLLSASCLSFQKFVFVLGNGYNYSNMNFNKGNVYTTIKDYLSTGTKPKCYNATNPDLNSTAWFVDYIGEFINFTTLDDLNSFGSTQLQVFAPNLANIHLFNQTGFQQNISSFYTELIYLQDPNFDPLLLPMEFRCSAPGSSYTQLNNEEAMTVLRNISHVCTEVDPQITAALAGDLEISVAAITSLGQECSGLTTDQIITAPPSVIISSLPILRTVNGWDLGQLIAIIQVLASGGLQLNNSVELLELGTLVVGVPSTVFTHTDPSQLLQISKNASFIINILNAPPNTKYTFINQIITVNSAPQALLINVPDAMADEISRSLLTNFTSDTVTIQRINTKKWKPEQAVLFFHTVADAMSDPNNISADVLQGFTCSRVQAFTKNKVINLIKACRNNGEKKIVLQETQLTCMYNCIKDGNASAFTQYPSDILLYYNYELVQANCSSYFVEVGAANFDVISDALSYKKDALLQNAKSCLGITGTKINSTNMEILGNMVCILDGSYIANSDPLILENLKNCKSFTSQQVTAMETLLFNGATKYGDPSTWNIKTLQDLGILPLYLTSNFWGYFKTSDKRTFLKSFMKNLRQRNTNKTQLKQLFTACNKASRVKRATGCTTGNITAVTISDEAFPFGYDAIQFNACLTADVVKANLAAFADKVVDDGFLTIILNKLNQAYNSSIADEQVQQLGSISRVASLADINKWNITKIDTLAALMSSSDGKWTPDQSNLIITKYLSTKGNTLGTAELNSIGGVNLCALNASVLNTISSSSLRYADVLDVSNCSTSNKVILFTIANSFFSSPTNISLTSYQLIQPYIGGAPLSYVKLLSTSNVSMDIPTFASLDPNVIMALTVSDVKGLLGNNLADLKTYENVTVIQNWTATQYKSVLDTLGLNLIGGRADLTTTVPGLQNSTGTTVATIVSTVMTATPTTKTPTTSGAGQTTNGQQPTTGNPVLPFTLLVFLTALQGTTMI; this comes from the exons GGAATCGCAACACCTGTTGTAATAAA GCCTGAGGATGGAAACGTCACTGTCGAAACTTGGAACAGCACTATTCCACCATATGCTGACTTCCCA gtgacaaATTACACACTGAAGAATTTTTTACAATGTGCTGGACTACCTACAAACATGTCTCATAGCAGCCCTGAACATATATGGAATCTCAAAGGAATTATAGAAGCAGCTTTAGATGTCTACTCCTTCATG AGGTCCACCTTTAGTCAGGAGCCTATTGTGGAAATGCTAGGCACCCTCATTATGAACCCTGATGCctacatttttcataatgttgACTTGGTCAAAATTTGGTTCCAACTGAAGATCAGGCCACTGCTTTCAACACTGACCCCACAGTTTTTGTCTTGTCTCAGCACCAAGAACTTCACTTGTGAGACGTATCAGATCGT GGTACAAGAGTTGAACTACCACTTTTCAACCATGGACCCAGTCAGACAGAAGTGGATCTATTTATCTTTTATGTACCCCTTCCTTGCTGGAAACAATTCAGCag GCTGTGTATCCCAAGGAGACTCCAGTGAAGACTGGCTTATGAAGAACTTTGGGGCATTTTCTGCTATGGCCCGATTTAAAGACTTCACAACTCTAAACATTGTCTTCAATGGA CTGGAAGTTCTCCATCTACTTACTGCAGAGCAGAAAGCAGAGATTCTTCTACACCCTGAAATTGCAAATCTGGATAACAGTAGCCTCAGCATGATCTTTGAGAGCCTGTTAAACCCTTTCTTAGGAAATCAGCTTCAGAATGGCTCAATATCTATGCATAATATGACCACACCGGCATCCATGTACCATATGACTACACTGGGACCCATGACAACTCAACAAAACAGTTTGAAACAG ACCTTTAATGGGTTCCTGAAATTCCTGAAACCACTGGGAAGTTTTGTCAAGGAATTTGTGTCTCTTACTAAG GGAAATTTGACAGCCATGAAGAGCACCACACTAACCCAAGCTCTCCTGAACTGGACCTTATCGGAACTTGCTGGGCACTTCGCTGAAAACGTGTCAGCTGGGAATGACATTTTGCCCACCTCAGCTGTATTAATAGACAACTTTGACATAACAAACATTAATGACTGGTTCCAACATGTAGTGGTACCTGTGCTAAAACGATTCCTACCTGTAAATCAAACAGAAATCCCTAACAATCTGACTGCCGTTTTCCACCACCTCTT CTCTTTAAATAATGACATTGATCCCCAAGTCTCTGGTCCCCCAGATGTTTGTACTATTACGCTGAAAGATTCACAGGAAACCATCTGCTCA ATGCCCAATGCTCTTGCAAATTTGACTCGCATGTTAAGATGTATCACTCATGCTGATCTGAGCCTCacagaagaaaatataattGCGTTACTTACTGAACTCTCGGCGGTCCTTAACTCAATGATACAAGACTATTCCTCACTG AATTTCAACAGTGCCGAGCCCCACATTGTAGATGTCTTTGGATGGCTCCAGACAGACAGCTTCACTGAAGAAAACCTTCAAGACGTCTCCTTCATTAGACTCTGGTTCCAGATCAAGCTCAAGCCGCTTTTACCATCAGTATCTAACGAGTTCCTTCTCTGTCTCAGCACCAAGAACTTCACCTGTGAAACTTTTCAAGCCCT TGTACTGGACCTGAGTGATAATATATcactgatgaatggaagacgaCAGCTATCAGTCTATACCTACTTCATTCATCCGTTTTTGTCACATTACAACACTTCAG ATCCAAGCTGCATTTCCCAAACAAACAACAGCCTGGACTGGTTGATAAAAAATTTTGGGAAATTTTCAGTCTTTGTGCCTGTACATGACTTTTTTGACATGTACACAAATTTCTCAGCG ttgGAAGCCCTGGAAATTCTCACACCAAAGCAGATGGCAGAAATGATTCTATTGCCCTTGACTGGACCAGCAGACAAAAACGTCATCAACGCAGTTTTCAACTACTTGCTGGAATCTCCCCGGGAAAGAAATCTTAATGAAGTTTTGAATTTCCTTGCTATGTTGTCCACAGAG ATGACTATCAGCTGTGACACCAATCAACTCAT cTTCAACAATCTTAACCAGGCATTGTCAAGTGTGCCAAGGGACATTGAGCCAGTAATTTGGTCCACCTTAACTGAGCTAATGTGGAGAGCTCCCACAG GTTGCATTCCTGCG TGTCTTACCATACCAGTTAATG AGACAAGAGTTTGTACTGGAGTTAACAG CACTAAACTGCAACTATTCCTGAACACTGGGGGCAGCACAAATACGCTCTGTAATTTCAGCATTGAACAGTACGCATGTGCGTCG ATTTCAGAAATCACACCAGAAAACCTGGCCAGCCTGCTGAAATGCAAACTAACTGACAATAGCACCTCCTTCAAAGAGACTTGGAAACTATTCTTCACAAAAGTCAGTGGAGTCCTGGACAAAGCCCTCAGTATCTTCTCAAACATG TCTATGAACATCAGCAAGCCAGTCATGTCTGACATCCTTGACGTAATTGGAGACATcagaataaacattttcagCGGAGAACAACTGATGGATGTAAATTTTACAAACTACTGGTTTCATGGAAATTTAAGACCATTTTTGTCATCTGCATCTGGAGAATTTTTGAGCTGTCTcagcaacaaaaacatcacCTGTGAGATATATCAGAATGT gttaaaGGAGTTCAACAATGAGTTTCTTAACATGGACCCGTGGACAAAAACTTCGGtctatacatatttaatatatccATTCCTGTCCAAGAACACAACAG ATCTTGCCTGCCTCTCAAATACAAACGATAGTATGGATTGGCTGCTCAAAAACTTCGGAAACTTTTCCGTCATCGCCCCCCTCACTGACCTTTTGGCTCTGAACGAACACTTCTCACCA ATGGATGCTCTGCCTCTTCTGTCAGTGAGCCAGTTGGCAGAAGTTGCCTATACTCCTGGACAGCTGACCAGTTCCGAAGATGCCAATAATCTAATGGGTCATATAAGTAATGCTGaactacacattttttttgatCAATTCTCCAGCGCTATTCAG GGTGAAGAAAATAGAATTCCACCTTCTGTGCGGTCTGCAATGCTCCAGCAAGCGTTTATGAGAGCAAACCTTTCAGAACCATCTGTCAGTGACACCGAGGTTCTGCTGTGGCTGCAGCTGAGACTCAGACCATTGTTAATAAACATGTCAGTGGATTACATAGAACCCTACTTTACCACAGTGCAGAATAGGAGCTGTACAACCGTACAACAAGC AGTTGAGCTGCTGTACTCCATCCAGTCCACGCTGTCAGAtgacacacaaaagaaaatctACAGTAATATAGTGACGTTACTGAAAG AACCAAGTCCAATTCGCTGCTATCAAAACAACAGTTTCTATTCGTTCATGGAGAGCTCCTTCCTTGGATTCCAGTTCCCAAACTTATCTACATTCCTCTCATTGGTGCCAGACACTGAAAAATCAATG cTGATCAACTCCATGTCACCATCTGACCTTGGCAGCCTCCTCAGTCGGCCGAACATTGTTGACAACAGCTCACAGCTCTGcaccatttttaattattacttcAGTACTCCTGATTTCTTGGAGAAG GAAAATGTCTCTGATAGCCTGAGGCAACAAATCTTGCCTTGTGTCTGGCCAATGGCCCTAAGCAGTAAAACCAAGACTGACGTGGAAGTATGGTTTAACAGCTTGAGCCAGTACATGAAATTTCTCAACAAGGACCTCATCGGCTCTCCCAAACTTCTCAGTGCCAGCTGCCTGTCATTTCAGAAATT cgTTTTTGTTCTTGGAAATGGTTACAACTACAGCAACATGAACTTCAATAAGGGCAATGTTTACACTACCATTAAGGACTACCTCAGCACTG GAACAAAACCCAAATGCTACAACGCTACAAATCCTGACCTGAACTCCACTGCTTGGTTTGTTGACTACATCGGCGAGTTCATCAACTTCACCACTCTGGATGACCTCAACTCATTCGGTTCTACACAG ctTCAGGTCTTTGCCCCAAACCTTGCAAACATCCATCTCTTCAATCAAACTGGTTTTCAACAGAACATCTCATCATTTTACACAGAACTCATTTACTTACAGGACCCTAATTTTGACCCTTTGCT ACTTCCAATGGAGTTCCGCTGTAGTGCCCCAGGCTCATCATACACACAACTGAACAATGAAGAGGCTATGACTGTTCTCAGAAACATAAGCCACGTATGTACTGAAGTCGACCCTCAG ATTACTGCAGCCTTGGCTGGAGACCTTGAAATAAGTGTAGCTGCAATCACATCACTGGGCCAAGAATGTTCAGGACTGACCACTGACCAGATTATAACAGCTCCTCCATCTGTGATCATTTCATCCCTTCCAATACTACGTACAGTGAATGGCTGGGACCTGGGGCAACTGATAGCCATCATACAAGTTCTGGCTTCAGGGGGTCTTCAA ctGAACAACAGTGTGGAACTTCTGGAGCTAGGAACGCTTGTTGTGGGAGTGCCCTCAACAGTTTTTACTCACACTGATCCTTCTCAGCTTCTGCAAATATCCAAAAATGCATCGTTCATTATCAACATTTTGAATGCCCCCCCAAACACAAAGTACACTTTTATTAAccag attaTCACTGTCAACAGTGCCCCACAGGCTCTGTTAATCAATGTCCCAGATGCCATGGCAGATGAAATTTCAAGATCTTTATTAACAAATTTCACTTCAGACACTGTTACAATACAGAGAATAAATACGAAGAAATGGAAGCCTGAACAG gCAGTTCTGTTCTTTCACACAGTAGCAGATGCAATGAGTGACCCTAATAA CATTTCAGCAGATGTGCTACAAGGATTTACATGCAGTCGAGTGCAGgctttcacaaaaaataaagtaataaatctTATCAAGGCGTGTCGCAATAATGGTGAGAAGAAAATAGTTCTTCAGGAAACCCAG ttgaccTGCATGTATAACTGTATCAAAGATGGCAATGCAAGTGCCTTCACACAATATCCATCTGACATACTGCTGTATTACAA CTATGAACTAGTGCAAGCCAACTGCAGCTCATATTTTGTTGAGGTGGGAGCAGCAAACTTTGATGTCATATCAGATGCACTATCTTATAAGAAAGATGCATTACTACAGAATGCAAAAAGCTGCCTG GGTATCACTGggacaaaaataaacagtacaAACATGGAGATTTTAGGAAACATGGTTTGCATACTTGATGGGTCCTACATTGCAAATTCTGATCCACTGATCCTGGAGAatctgaaaaactgcaaaagctTCACTAGTCAACAGGTCACAGCAATGGAGACACTCCTGTTTAATGGAGCCACCAAATACGG GGATCCTTCGACGTGGAACATAAAGACCCTGCAAGACCTTGGCATTCTTCCGCTGTACTTAACAAGCAACTTCTGGGGCTATTTCAAAACT TCAGATAAAAGAACGTTCCTGAAATCTTTCATGAAAAATTTGCGACAGAGAAACACCAATAAGACGCAACTAAAACAACTTTTCACTGCATGTAACAAGGCCTCCCGAGTAAAACGTGCAACAG GCTGCACCACTGGCAATATTACGGCAGTGACTATAAGCGACGAAGCGTTTCCCTTCGGATATGACGCTATCCAGTTCAACGCCTGTCTTACTGCTGATGTTGTAAAGGCAAACCTAGCAGCCTTTGCTGATAAAGTTGTTGATGATGGGTTTCTGACAATTATTTTGAACAAATTAAATCAG GCATACAATTCAAGTATTGCAGATGAACAGGTTCAGCAGCTGGGGTCAATTTCTCGTGTGGCATCTCTGGCTGACATAAACAAGTGGAACATCACCAAGATTGACACTCTGGCTGCATTGATGTCCTCTTCTGATGGAAAATGGACACCAGATCag AGTAACCTCATCATTACAAAATACTTGAGCACAAAAGGAAACACTCTGGGGACGGCTGAGCTGAACTCAATCGGAGGGGTGAACCTGTGTGCTCTCAACGCCAGCGTTCTCAATACTATCAGCTCTAGCAGCCTTCG ATATGCAGATGTTTTGGATGTATCAAACTGCTCTACTAGCAACAAGGTAATACTTTTCACTATAGCCAATAGTTTTTTCTCAAGTCCAACCAACATCTCACTGACAAGTTACCAGCTCATACAGCCATACATAG GTGGTGCACCTTTATCCTATGTAAAGCTTTTATCTACATCAAATGTTAGCATGGACATCCCAACTTTTGCAAGTTTGGATCCAAATGTTATAATG GCTCTTACAGTGAGTGATGTAAAAGGCCTTCTGGGTAACAACTTAGCTGATCTGAAGACCTACGAGAACGTGACTGTGATACAAAACTGGACTGCAACTCAATACAAGTCCGTGCTCGATACTCTCGGTTTGAATCTCATTGGGGGAAGAGCGGATCTCACAACAACCGTACCAGGACTACAAAACAGCACTGGAACGACAGTGGCAACAATAGTGTCAACAGTGATGACAGCGACACCCACCACAAAGACACCCACCACATCTG GTGCTGGACAAACAACCAATGGCCAACAACCAACAACAGGAAATCCTGTTCTACCATTTACTTTGCTTGTCTTTCTTACTGCACTCCAGGGTACTACCATGATTTAA